Sequence from the Mauremys mutica isolate MM-2020 ecotype Southern chromosome 2, ASM2049712v1, whole genome shotgun sequence genome:
aggtggccacttagggaactagggcaaaatcagtacttggccctgctagtgaaggcagggggctggacttaatgacccttcagggtcccttccagttctaggagattggtatacctccattaattaaatttaaaactgaacccagcccttgttgctgccaactcagatgggcaaAAGGGTTATACCTAACTttaaatttctgtgtggcttagtgttgtggcatgacacactgtttgaaataaatgttgtaagcaagagactccaaggtgttgaccttgatatatctggagcaatggaacaactggacaaagcaaagtgaTATCTGCAgccttaccggtcagatgagggatttcaaaacagtctgaagagtgcacagaagttggcataggaacttcacactgaagctattttttcacccattcaagaatacaagagtcaccgaagaagaagacattttgattatgaggcaggggataatcccataagagacctcaaacaacaattcaaagttgaattctttaaccaggtgctagatagTGCAATACAGCCAGtggaagaacgtttcatgcagctgaaggaacacagcagtatatttggagTATatactcctcactatacctgaagaagacctacaccagccatgcagggcactagagacagtgttgacacctgatgacatgcgcgatattgatgcgagtgatttaggtgatgaactgaaagccctttcaagatacatttcagctgGATCTAccccaaaggctgttctggaatagatgtgcacaaataagatgaccaccctctttccaaatgcttttgttgctctaacacttcctgtaacagttgccagtggagaacgcagcttttCCGAGCGcaagttaataaaaacaaatctaCGCTCCAcagtgacacaggagaggctggtcggccttgcaaccatctcaatggagcatgagctggcccagactgtggaccttcagcaggaagcagttcaaatctttgcaaccaagaaggcccggaaagcaccactttgattgtgcaaacagataaaaatgccaatgtttactatgcagactAGAAAAGTtatatttgctgttcaggcgtttgaaagttaagtgctacttaaaatttttgaacaagacattttaagttgttagttctcctttactggggtaggtagcagagcagggcCATGAGAGGaacagaacaggaagaaggcagaattgagacctttcaaagttttggcccaagcgagggggcatgggggcatcatttgagctccctgcctcaggtgccaaattgttgtgggccggccctgctcccagcggAGAGTGGGGAGCCAGAAGCCTAGGTGCAGCCGGGCTCCCTGTGAGGAACAATAGGGAGCACGGAGCTCCAGGGGTATCTGGGCTTCTGGTAGGCAGCAGGGAGCCCGGGTGGCAGTGGGGAGCCACGGGGAGTTGGGCTCCCTGTGAGAAGCAGGGAGCCCGGGCGGCAGCCcagctgagagcagggagccgggagcagccagggctgcccgggggggcaagtggggcaatttgccccgggcactgcaggggcccccacgagaatacaggattctatagtattgcaacttttttttatggaaggggcccccaaaattgctttgccccaggccccctgaatcctctgggcagccctgggagcagcagggctcTAGCTGGAGCCCTCCACCCACCTCCGGGTGACAGGGTGGGGCTCTCAGCAGGGAGCCCACCAGCCTTTCCTCTCAATTTCACGGCTCTAGCAGGGAATCTGCGAAAATTGACAAGAATGGCAAATAGAGCTGAACCTCCCCCAGGGACCATAGTGTAACTAAATGTAACGTCCTTGTGggagggaaaataccaaagaagcccactgcagtagcatttaacttcagaaaggggaaccaCACAGGAGGAAACTAGTTAAACGAAAACTAAAAGAAAGTCACAAAAgagaaatctctgcaagctgtaTGAAAACCGTTTAAGaacaccataataaaggctcaaattaaatgtatacccccaagtttaaaaacatagtaagagaaccaaaaatgtACCACCATGGctgaacaacaaagtaaaagaagcagttagaggcaaaaaggcacccTTTAAAAATCAGAAGGTAAATCTTGCTggaaaaaatagaaaggagcctaAACTCTGGCAAATCAGATGTAAACTATGATTAagcagaccaaaaaagaatttgaagagcaaccagcaaaagacacaaaagctaACAAATTCAACAGTAataagtgggggaggtttaggttggacattaggaaaaactttttcactagtagggtggtgaagaactggaatgggttacctagggaggtggtggaatctccttccttagaggtttttaaggtcaggcttgacaaagccctggctgggatgatttagttgggtttggtcctgctttgagcagggggttggactagatacctcctgaggtcccttccaaccctgagattctatgattctaagtcaccaggaccaggctGTATTACCCAAGAGTCCTGAaaaaactcagatatgaaattgcacaactactaactgtgatatgtaacctatcgcttaaatcagcctctgtaccagatgactggaggatagctaatgtgacgccaatttttaaaaaaaggctccggaggtgatcctggcaattacaggctgctaagcctaacttcagtaggcaaactggttgaaactatattaATGATCAGAATTATCAAACACAAACACAATATGCCATTTCTGCCAAGGTCTAAACAATGACataaagcaggcctgcacaactcgtaaagcggcgagggccacattactccagagaaaacagccgcgggccgaaacctcccggccccgcagaaacaccccgccccagagccgtccagccctgcagaaacaaaccctccttccccagcaccgccccaccaaaacagctgtgggccaaaaaggaaggttgggggtggggaggtgatactttattttaaatcaaccgggggctcccagctgaagaggtggctgggagccctcagggtcaaattaaagggctcagggctccagcagctgggggaacccggcagggccggctctaggttttttgctgccccaagcaaaaaaaaatgtggctgccccccgtcccagccctgggctccgcctgtatccccctgctgccccaatcctgggctcccccccaccagtgcctcccccccccccacctcctgcctccccagccctgggtcactggtaacgctcccagagcaggtcattcagcaggaattttggatgtgcacagaacacagacagggttggttcccatatggttacagaaccagggccgcccagagggggggggcaagaggggcaatttgccccaggccccgagccccacaggggcccccaccagagtttttcggggcccctggagcggggtccctcactcgctctggggtgcccggcaaactcttgtgcggggccgggcgcaggagcttctgccactcccggtcttcgccggcggggggtccttccgctccggggcggaaggaccccccgctggcgaattaccaccgaagacggagcgggacccgccgccgaagttcagcccggtcttcggcggtaattcggcggcggggggcccttcccttcctggacctgccgccgaagtgccccgaagacccgcggcggggccagggccggctccagagcccagcggggcaagcacccgcctggggcggccctttcccgggggggggtggcaggctgggccggcggacctgccgcagtcatgactgcggaggggaccctcggccggcggctccagtggacctcccgcaggcatgactgcggacggttcgctggtcccgcagcttggctggacctcacgcaggcatgcctgcggcagctcaactggagccgccggaccagccaaccgcccgcagctgtgggaggtccagccgagctgcgcgaccagcggaccctccgcagtcatgcccgcgggaggtccgctgctcccgcggctcgggggcgcctcccgggcatggctgcttggggcggccaaatttgtagagccgcccctgggcggggcccccctctgccgaattaccaccgaagaccgggctgcgcttcggcggcgggtcccgcttcggtggtaattcggcagcgggggggtccccgccgcgggtctttggggcacttcggcggcgggtcccggaacggaaggaccccccgccgccgaagaccctgggcccccggaatcctctgggtggccctgtacagagctgcagtaaagtggaacagttttcagcttgtgtgattggaggatatctggatgcatattataagactgtcctccataaatgaggaaaagttgaggtgcctttattattcttttgttccagtctttgtttctatggggaatttgccaatgcaatatcactgtcttccttttaaacaaacaaaaaggcaatggctgttgaaaatagcagttccagtgctaataagcatttcttgctcaattttatcctgctttttctacagcaagttacagtggatcagtatatttgatctgggagaaatgaagtaacagctgcccaaactgagcttgagcactcctgaattttgaggtgttcaagtctggaaggcaggtgctggggggggggctgtgggctccgcgggggagcatggcagcaatgtgtctggagctgcacggagccagacacgctggtctgagtggaacagtaagggggctgggggttggagaaggggtaggggattccagggggcagtcaagggacagggagcaggggggggttggatggggcagaggttcaggggggcagtcaggggacaggcagcagtaggacaggcatgggagtcccaggggtttatcaggggacaggtagggggtggggtcctgagggaaagttgggggggtctcaggagggggcagttggggacaaggagaagggaggcttagataggggctggggtcccaaggggcagttggggcaggggtcttgggagggggcaatcgggggaccAGGAGCAGCaacatttagatagggggtgggggtcctggggggcagttggggcaggggtccggggagggggcaaacagcagcCGCGTGCCGggattcaaacggctctgggctgctggcaacCGCAGGgatccctgagccctttaaatcccagccgcggctgggaatctctgtgggcagcccagagccctttgactccccgcggctgggatttaaagggctcagggctccccgcggttgccggcagcccagagccctctgactcccggccccggctgagatttaaagggctctgggctccccgcggctgccggcagcccagggccctctgactcccggccgcggctgggattcaaagggctctggggtgcccgcagagcgccgtgtgcgggggatttagaatcccctcgcgggccacacagtgaggctccgTGGGCAGGCCTGCTTTATGGGGTTGTTCCCATCTCAGAGTCCAGAAAACACCTTAGAACATCCCAGATGGTGCTAAACTGCTTTGGCACCAGTTCTGACCTGAGAATTAGAGGTGGATGATTAATTTATCCTACTAATAGTAAATTCACTGAAACATGCATGTTGTGGTGAGCCAGAACTAGTCAGAAATTTGATGCAAATTCACCAAATAGgtttttttgggggcgggggggggaagaagtTGGGACTGAGGCACCATttacaaaatgaatggaggagcaGATGGCCCCAGCACCTCTCtttaggccagtggttagggcacacacctcagatgtgggagaccccggttcaattcccctctctgcctgacgtggagaagggatttgcacttgggtctcccacattgcaGAATCCCCTAGCTCCTGAGGTTTGGGATATTCTGAGGTGGGGTATCCTCAGtgtctcctgttgaaactgttccactgtgaataaatGGTCATTGGAGTAAGGACATGAAATTACGTCTTCCACCCAGTGGCGGCTTACCATGGTGGCCCAATGGGGCCTGTGCCAAGGGGCCCAGGCCAGTTGGGAGGCCCCGCAGGAGCACTGGCAGTCTGGCCCCATACCCTGCTCCTCTCTTTCCCGAGGCCCTAGCCCGGCCAGACCAGAAGACGGATGGAGCCTGTGTAGAGTGAGAGCATATTCCTGCTGGTGagttccccctccatccccacggGGAGCCAGCGCCAGCCACTTGCCCAAATCCCCTTCTCCCCACGCAGAGCTGGCCCAAGCCCTGCCGCTCGCTCCAATCCCGAGCCCCTTTTGTCAAGATTGGGCATTTGtactgtttgctcttgccaactgctGATCAGTTGACAAGCAAATGGGACACATGCCCAGTTCTGACAAAAAAGTTGGGATGTGCGGGGCTGAAACAGGATTGTTACTTTTTCTGACCCCCTCGCCCCGGGAGCCGGGGCCAGAGTTGGGAGTGGAAGACGGGGGTCACGGTCGAGGGCTGGGAGTGAGGCCATGGCCGGGAGCGGGGCTGGAGGGACAGTTGGGGtatggccaggagcagagccagggctgggggcagagcagggcagtgctgcctccccaccccccagaatgGCTGACCCAGGCCCTACTGCACCCCCCCAAATGTTCCTGTGTCCCCCACTgggtgcaccccacagtttggggacccctGTCCTAGGCTGTGGTAAAAGCCACCCAGGaagcccaggcagctgtggggagccatgtccctccacctgccctggacggGGGACCAGGGTGCCCAGGAGCAGTTCCTGCCCACCAGGGTGCACCGCCCCAGGCAgatggagggtccagggctccctggGGAAGCTCTTAACacggccctggctcccagccagctagcagggcctggggggaagTGGAAGAGCAGGAGGCGATGCCCCAtggtggcgggggagggttgggaggaggccaatgttctttgtgcccagggtcccaataaatcttaatccacctctgcttcCACCACCCACGTGAGCGCCCTCACCACCAGGCCAGAGCGTCTCTCTCTAGCACATACACTGTGAGCTCAACACCCGCCCTCGCCAGCTTTCTGAGAATGGGGGTGGTGCCGAGTTGTATCCTCACAGGCTCTTTCTGGAAGTTTTGCCCTGACAGCAGCTatttcaaagtgctctacaatCCGAGTCCACTTTACAACTATGTTCAAGGGCAAGAGCATTAATGAAATaagaggaggatgaaaggctccaggaagcagcagcttTAGGGTAATAGGAGCAGGACTCCTGCTACTCCCCCATTTCCTGAACAATGGCACTAAGTGTGATCAAAGGCAGCAAAGGCAACTGCATTATGGCATCAGGAAAGGCGCCCTAGGGACTCACATAAAGGCCAGGAACTGACCCCTCTCAAACCCCCGTTGTTCCTTGACAAGAGGGGTCTGACAAACGACCGACGCTAGAAACAGTGGAGTCAGCCGGCCCTTTAAAACCAGCACTAGTTTGTGAGCTATTGGCATGGTGGGGCATCGCTCAGAGAGAGACGGGTTACAGTTGTGGGGGCAGGGACCTTAACTTTGTATTTCACGGTTTAAGTTTAGCCATTCTTCGTGTTCTGGAAGTGCACCCGGCAGCACCGGGCAAACGTGACTGTGCGTGAACAAACATCGCGGGGAGTAAAAATATACACGGCCACAACCTGTGCTCCGAgtcaggctgcagcagagccagggcccaggtagttttctttttgtaaccCTCCCGCTAACTATGATACTGTAACTATTCTAATAGGGGAGAAAACGCCCCCTAGCAATGCGTCAGGCGTTCCCTGGACACACTTGGTCACGTGCTTCTCCTCTGAATCCTGAGACAGCACCCAgggcctgaggagctgggagaCTGACCTGCCTGCTGGCTCGGGACTGTACTACGCAGACACAGGGCTCTGCAACAGCAGCGCGGCTGAGCCCGAGCTGAGCACTCTGCAATGTGGCTGGGGGCAGCTTGCACCAGTCTAACCATTAACAAGAACATCAAACCCTGGAGCTGGGACGAGACGGACAAGAGCCTTGTAACGGCTTGGCCCTGGTAACCGACAGCCCCGctcctcccttcccagggctCCAGCACAGGGCCCAGCCTGGACACCGACTCTCTCAGCGGGGGCAGGCCTGAGTGTGGTGCAGGGCAGGAGAAGGAGACACATTCAATAAACAAACGTTTTAATTTCAGATCCTAGAGGCTGGAGTGTGAGCGCAGGAGCCCTGGCTCGGCACAGACGGGACCTGGCTCCCTAAGGCAGCTCTGGTGAAAGCCAGGAGTGTAGGCCATaccgggggtgggagaggagaagatCTTACTTAGACGTTGGTTACAGCTGCGGAGACACTCATAGGGAAAGGCTGAGCCCCTGCAATTCCTGAGGGCTCCAGCAGGAGGTGCAGGCGCTCAGGGTCTTAGCATTTGGCCCTGCGATGTTTCATTTTCACAGGCATTTTTGGGCTCCTCCAATGTCCACCAGGAGTGCAAATTAATACGCCTGCTCGAGGGCTCTGCAAGTCCAGCCAGGGAGATTCTCAGCCGTCCATCCCTTAAGCCTGGCCCACGGCCCACCCACAGTGAATCCCTGGAGAGGCCGGGCATGTCTCCTTAGCTCCCGCCAGGAGGCATATTCAGGACGTAGAGCACAGAGGtgaaggagaggaagaggaagCAGCAGAAGCTGGATGCAAAGCCCAGCCAGTCCACGATGCTCCCGACAAAGGTGCTGAATGCCAGCTTGCCCAGCACTTCCAGGGTGGCCAGGAAACTGTAATGAGTGGCCTGCAAAGGGCAGACGCACCAGCATGAGGGGTGACAAACACAGAGAGACCCACATACGCTGTCAAACAGAGAGACCCAGGCAGCCCAAACAGTGCCTAAACCCTGCCCAGCCGAGGGCTGCAGGAAAGGGTCCCAACTGTCATTCCCTTCAGCAGGTTAGAGCCAAGCTTCATCTCCAAGGCTGCAGGGTggtctgtgactttgggcaactcAGCTCCCTTTTCTGTGCCTGAGTTCCCCATCTGCCCAGTGCACATAATGCTTCCCTCGGGCAGCAGTCACGTCTGGGAGGGCCATACAGAGACCCAGATCTCAGGGCTCTTCACTAATACGGAGGAGTGAACCGTCTCAGCAGCCCGCTGACACTGGGGGATACTACATTAACATCCCCAGTTTGCAGACAGGGAGGCAGATGGCTGAAGTGCCCATTGATTCTAGTCCCCCTTGGGCCGCATTTCCAGAGGTACCTGTATGCTGCCATCCGCCCTCTGCGTGCACTGCATCATGGTGCTGAAAGCCAGGGTGGTGATCAGCCCTCCAATGAAGTGCTGGACACAGATACTCAGGATCGCAGCCCCTACGCATACAGCAGGACATGGCAACAAGGGAGTCATGCGGGTGATAAGTTCAGGGCTGGAGAGAGGCATGGCCCAAGAGCAGCTTCTCCAAAGTTCTGCTCCCAGTTCTGTCGCTGACACTCACTGGGGCCATGTGCAAGTCACTGGACCTCTCAGAAAGAGCTGGGCAGAAAACAGGGGTCCCCCCAACATGAAAACTTCTGTGAAAAAACTAAATTATTTTCATCTAAATTTCATAGAAAAGTTCGATTTTCTGGTAAAATATTTTAGCCCCAAactaaaatatttccatttggaaATGCTATCAAAATGCcacctgggagatgtagttcgaTATGGAAGCCcagcctatagaggagaatgggagtgtgaggcacctgaactacatctcccaactcatgctccaaaacgtctgttagtctataaggtgccacaagactctttgctgcttttacagatccagactaacacggctacccttctgatacatCTCCCAAGATGCACCATGGTCTTCCCTCTTGGAGGGAGGACAGGGTGCATCACGAGAGTCCCTGGACATGCTGCATCATGGAGGATATAGTTCAGCCATGAAGTGGATCCAAACTGAAATGTTCTGGTGAGTTTGGTTTGACtaattcaaaattttccatggaaatcaGAAACCTGTTGCCCAAATTATTCTATAGTTGAAAACCCAGTTTTCCCTCAAAACACAGTTCTGAGGGAAAATTTCTGACTAGCCCTGCACTGCCTCTCTGTCCTCTTTCCCTTCACCCCTTATCAACGAGGAGCCCTCTTCCGTTCAGCGGGGGGTGCTCACCTTTGAAGAGAGACACTCCATCATCGTAGATGAAGACCAAAAAGGTCTGCAAGTTCAGGCTGCAGAAGCGGAGCAGTAACAGAGCCTTCAGCAGAGAcaatggccacctggaaagaagTCACAAACCCAATGCAGAAATGGTTAAGGAAGCGAGTGCGGCAGGACACTGCAAGCAGAACAGAAGGGGAAGGGTTGTGTTTGATTCCTCCCCATTTGATTGAGAGGAAGAATCATGAATCGGACACAGCTGGGCCCAAGAGCAATCAAAACAGCACCAGGCATCTCATGCCCACCCCTACCACACAcgcctctcccaccccacctaCAAACCAGTCCCTTTCGCCCCATACAAGAAGGGAGGTGTCAGAGCCCCGTTCTACACTTAACCTCTGCTTGGACATCAGCTGGCCACCCAGCGAGGAACCTGTGATGGAGAAGACCATGGCTATCACCCCGTTCCAGAAGCCAAGTTGCTGGGTGGAGAATCCATGGTCCAGCAGGAAGAGTGGGAACATGGTGGTGGCACCTTGCTCACCTGCAAGGGGAAAGGACACAATCAGGTGAGCCACAGCCGAGTCCATGCTCTATCAAACTCTTCCCTGCATGCAGGCGTGTCCAACAACACAACAGGGAGCTTTAATGGCTCTGCTCAATCCCTAACCCAGCCCTGGCAGGTGACCCTGTCTAGATTTACAGCTGTTACATCCAATAGCTCCTTTCCACCAGCAGCCCTCCTGAGTGCTCCACTCGAAACACTTCTTTCCTGAGAGGAACcccaccacctccaccccaccgGGCAGGCACTCACCAAGCTTGTAGAGGAGGACAAAGCCAGCGGTCCAAAGGGTGCCCGGCACATGGAAAAGCTCCTGGAGAATTCTCCAAGGGTTGAAGGTTCTTGCCCGGGGCTGGCCATCCTGGGAAGGCCGTCCCAGTGTGAGCTGCAGTACCGGAGCGCTCCACACATACAGTATGGCCAGAAGATAAATGATGGCCAGAAGTAAGAAGAGAACCCCCCAGCCCAACAGGTGCATCAAGGTCAGAAGGCCTCCTCCCGCCAACACAGAACCCAGTTTGTAAGCCACCACTTGGATAGTGTTGCCGTACCCGATCTCGTCCTGCCCCAGGAGCCGAACGGCTACTCCGTCCACCGCGATGTCCTGGACAGAAGCAAAGaagttcatgagcagcagcatGAGAGCAACGGGCAGGAAGTTGGTCTCTGGTGACATAGTGGCACATGCTAGGCAGGCCAGCACTAGTCCAGACATGCTGAGCACCAGCCAGGTCTGCTTGGTGTGGTACTGATCCACTAAAGGAGCCCACAGCATCTTGAGGACCCAGGGCAGGTAGAGCATTTTGGCCAAGCTGATCTTGGTGAAGGAGAGGCCCACGCTGCGGAGATAGATGGGCAGCAGGCCGGACTGTAGCCCATATGGCATCCCTTGGACGAAGTACAGGCACCCCAGTAGCACATACTTAGAGTTCATCCTTCAGCCCCAGGCCGAGGGGCTCACACAGGACAAGATCTGGGGGAGAttcgctgggctgtggggaacaCAAACAGACAGACGTTACATCGGGCTCGGCGAGGGGAGAGGCCAAGGCGAGTGAACCAGCACAGCAGGGGTTAAGGCATGGGCCTTGGCCTCGGCTTGGGAATTCAGGGCGCATGTACGAGGAGCAGGATCGGGGGCACCAGCTTGGCTGCACTGGACCAGGCCCTGGAGTCACCTGATGCAACGGCAACAGGTACCATGATACCTGTCACCTAATGCCATGGTAACAGAGACACCATGTAGCCACTGCTGCCACAGTGACAGCCACACCCCAGCGCTGCCACGGTAACACCCTCAATGCAACAGCTAGTGCCTGATGCCATGGTAACAGAGACACCATGTAGCCACTGCTGCCACAGTGACAGCCACACCCCAGCGCTGCCACAGTAACACCCCCAATGCAACAGCTAGGGCCTGATACCATGGTGACAGGCAGCTACAGCTCAGCGCTGCCACGGCAACGCCCCCCAATGCCACTGCTAGGGCCTGATACCATGGTGACAGCCACAGCTCAGCGCTGCCATAGCAACGCCCCCCAATGCCACTGCTAGGGCTTGATACCATGGCGACAGTCACCATGGCGACAGGACCACCTACTGTGACAGCCAAAACGACAGACcctccagcccagacccccccagtGGGCGGGGCTCACCCCCCGCTGCCGCtccggggcggggctgcgagggTTGGCGGCACCGGGGGTTGGGGGAACTCGGGGGTCTACAGCAGCGCCTGGGTCCTCCACAGCCACAGAGAACGCGGAAGTGCCGGCTAGAGGGGCCGCCTTTCCCGCCGCGACCCAGCCACGCCCACTGTCTGGGGAGCGACGGCGCGCTATTGGCTGGTCCGGGGCTGCGCAGAGGGTCCCGTCTGGGCTGCTGCTCGTTGGGC
This genomic interval carries:
- the MFSD3 gene encoding major facilitator superfamily domain-containing protein 3 → MNSKYVLLGCLYFVQGMPYGLQSGLLPIYLRSVGLSFTKISLAKMLYLPWVLKMLWAPLVDQYHTKQTWLVLSMSGLVLACLACATMSPETNFLPVALMLLLMNFFASVQDIAVDGVAVRLLGQDEIGYGNTIQVVAYKLGSVLAGGGLLTLMHLLGWGVLFLLLAIIYLLAILYVWSAPVLQLTLGRPSQDGQPRARTFNPWRILQELFHVPGTLWTAGFVLLYKLGEQGATTMFPLFLLDHGFSTQQLGFWNGVIAMVFSITGSSLGGQLMSKQRWPLSLLKALLLLRFCSLNLQTFLVFIYDDGVSLFKGAAILSICVQHFIGGLITTLAFSTMMQCTQRADGSIQATHYSFLATLEVLGKLAFSTFVGSIVDWLGFASSFCCFLFLSFTSVLYVLNMPPGGS